The Methanolacinia paynteri genomic sequence GATATTTCTTGAAGCCTTGTGGAGTTCGCAGTTTTCTATATCTACTGAAACCTGAGAACAGAGTGTGTTTGTCCTAGATATGATCCACCTGTCTTCGACCGGCATATCCCTGATGTTCTTCCTGACATAATCCGCGTTCCATACGCCGGATTCGCTTGTCTCGGGAGCGAACGAATCGAGTATCATATACGGCAGGGGGAACCTGTAGACATTCCAAAGGATGTTCATCGCCCTGTTTGTAGTCTTCACGCCCTCCCAGTTGAACTTGAGGTCGTCCCACGGGGCGCTTGCCGAAAGAATATACATGCGCAGGACATCTACACCTACCTTTTCTATGATCTCTTCTGGAGTTACTACATTGCCGAGGGACTTAGACATCTTCCTGCCATCGGAGTCGAGCGAGAATCCGTGCATCATTACCTTTTTGTACGGCGCACGGTCGAAGGCGATGGTCGATGCACCAAGTTGCGAGTAGAACCATCCTCTCGTCTGGTCCTGTCCTTCGGTTATGAAGTCTGCGGGCCAGAGCTTTTCGAACTGCTCCTTTTCTCTCGGATAACCGATGGTAGCCCATGATGCCATTGCAGAATCGAACCAGACGTCGAAGATGTCCTCGACCCTCTTCATCGTACCGCCGCAGGAACATCCGAACGTGATCTCGTCCACGTACGGCCTGTGCGGGTCTTCCAGGTGTGATCCCGCTCTTTCGTTTAGTTCGGCGATCGTCCCGAAGACCTCCTGCTTTCCGCATGAATCACATTTCCATACCGGGATCGGTATGCCCCAGTATCTCTGCCTTGAGATGCACCAGTCTCTGGAATCGGCGACGAAGTCGTGGAATCTCGCGCTTCCCGCCCAGTCGGGGTACCATTTGACCTTCGCGATCTCGTCGAGCATCTGCTGCTTTATACGCGGGATTGCAATGAACCACTGCTCTGTAGCACGGGAGATGATCGGATTCTTGCAGCGCCAGCAGTGGCCGTATCTGTGTGTGATCTTCATCTCAGCAAGGAGATAATCGTCGAGGACCTCGATTACCTTCGGGTTTGCGTCCTTCACATAAAGGCCTGCGAATTCACCCGCATCTACAGTCATCATACCCGTGCCGTCTACCGGGCAGAGGATGTCAAGGCCTTCTTTTTGGCCTACGAGGTAGTCGTCCCACCCGTGCCCGGGTGCGATATGGACCATTCCGGTATTCTCGAGGGTAACATAGTCTGCGGTCACGACCCTGTGAGTGATCTCCTTCTGCGCCGGGACATAATCTGCAAGAGGGGAGTCGTAAACGGTTCCGGCAAGTTCAGCTCCGGTAACCTTTTCGACAATATTGAAGTCAGAATATCTTCCTTTTCTGAGGACATCTTCCACGAGTTCGTCCGCGATCCACAGGTATTCGCGTTTCCCTTCTTTCTCCGCCTCCACCTTTGAGTAGATGAAGTCCTCTTTTACTGCGGTGGCTACGTTCCCCGGAAGTGTCCACGGGGTAGTCGTCCAGATCACAAGGTATTCGTTCTCTTTTCCTCTTATTGGGAACTTGACGAATATCGAGGGATCGGTCTCGTCCCAGTATTCAACCTCTGAGTCTGCGATCGCGGTTTCACAGCGCGGGCACCAGTTGACTACACGAAAACCTTTCTCCAGCAGTTTTTTCTCTTCGGCACGCTTCAGGACCCACCACGCGGATTCTACATAGTCGGGGCTGATCGTCTGGTAGGGATTGTCGAAGTCCATCCATACACCGAGGTTTTTGAACTGCTCGGACATGATATCCTTGTGAACGACCGCGAAATTCTTGCATTTCTCGATGAAGTTCGAGATCCCGAATGACTCGATGTCCTTTTTGGATTTGAATCCGAGTTCGTTCTCGACCCGGACTTCAATCGGAAGGCCGTGCATGTCGTATCCGGCGCGGTCTATGACATTGAGA encodes the following:
- the ileS gene encoding isoleucine--tRNA ligase; translation: DEEIYRKVKEHRSDCPDYFFVDGPPYTTGHIHLGTAWNKILKDTILRFRRMNRLNVIDRAGYDMHGLPIEVRVENELGFKSKKDIESFGISNFIEKCKNFAVVHKDIMSEQFKNLGVWMDFDNPYQTISPDYVESAWWVLKRAEEKKLLEKGFRVVNWCPRCETAIADSEVEYWDETDPSIFVKFPIRGKENEYLVIWTTTPWTLPGNVATAVKEDFIYSKVEAEKEGKREYLWIADELVEDVLRKGRYSDFNIVEKVTGAELAGTVYDSPLADYVPAQKEITHRVVTADYVTLENTGMVHIAPGHGWDDYLVGQKEGLDILCPVDGTGMMTVDAGEFAGLYVKDANPKVIEVLDDYLLAEMKITHRYGHCWRCKNPIISRATEQWFIAIPRIKQQMLDEIAKVKWYPDWAGSARFHDFVADSRDWCISRQRYWGIPIPVWKCDSCGKQEVFGTIAELNERAGSHLEDPHRPYVDEITFGCSCGGTMKRVEDIFDVWFDSAMASWATIGYPREKEQFEKLWPADFITEGQDQTRGWFYSQLGASTIAFDRAPYKKVMMHGFSLDSDGRKMSKSLGNVVTPEEIIEKVGVDVLRMYILSASAPWDDLKFNWEGVKTTNRAMNILWNVYRFPLPYMILDSFAPETSESGVWNADYVRKNIRDMPVEDRWIISRTNTLCSQVSVDIENCELHKASRNIINCILEDISRWYVQLIRQRMWLEEEAVEKIQAYETMYYVMRKLIEVLAPMAPYISESIYQNLRTDSDPGSVHMLDWYPGDAKLIDSGLENEMDVIRSFDEAVATARQNGKRKLRWPVADTIVITSDDTVASAIEDMNELCKQRANSLKVSVVKGSWDRMEFEAEAVMRAIGPEFGKEGPKVKAAIESADAAELKNGILNDGFYETDGFRITEKHVVFNEKLPENVFSAEMQGGVVCVDVTLTDDIEAEGFSREIIRRIQEMRRQLDLKVEEYITAGVAIDDDRIAVLVSRNWKDGIMSEVRAKEMVFEEGTLKGDFDLVQDWEVEGIKIKIGISGNN